The proteins below are encoded in one region of Sedimentibacter sp. zth1:
- a CDS encoding ATP-dependent helicase, with the protein MDLLRGLNEKQREAASHDLGPILVIAGAGTGKTRVLTHRISNLINTGKARPGEILSITFTNKAAKEMKERISQLIDYNVDRMWIGTFHSICVRILRRDIERLGYDRNFVIYDTDDQKNLIKTCIKELNLDTKKYNANTIKGVISNEKNLRNTPEKYMTENFANFVLRNYGEVFSLYEKKLKICNALDFDDLILKALKLLQTNSDIKEYYQERFKYILVDEYQDTNNVQYNLVKILGKKSNGQNNVFVVGDDDQSIYGWRGADISNILDFEKDFENAKVVKLERNYRSTSIILNAANSVIKNNFNRKGKELYTDDDDGDLITLINTDNEKEEAFMIASNIKKEYDKNDIPYSEIAILYRANAQSRALEEGLITLGIPYKIVGGLKFYGRKEIKDIMAYLMLIQNSRDDINFMRIINLPRRKIGPKAIASLSQYATEQQISLFEACYDAKELEIPAAGIRGIESFIQVMEMLMVKKDVLSLYEFIEAVYKDTKYEKMIEEDQSIEGMSRLENIQEFLSAAKDFEERYEENALEDFLAHVALLSDTDKTDETENERVTLLTVHSAKGLEYDVVLVAGLEEMTFPIIRDGGIDEDLEEERRLFYVAATRAKKRLYLSYSNERMVYGRHEMRGPSRFIEEIPAKYLDRPVSKPYSKESKYKKSSGDFDDYFNDGEMSFNSFSKSKKKNHKNSLFTGNSFINEDIKVRDVYDDLKAEDLKSNLDDISNSGIKEISIDQYLQEQPVKQTTNLKSDKMMIGDKIKHKAWGIGTIVSLVGEGKDLKATIAFDEKGLKTVMMSFAPIEKI; encoded by the coding sequence ATGGATTTACTAAGAGGTTTAAACGAAAAACAAAGAGAAGCTGCTTCTCATGATTTAGGACCAATATTAGTAATTGCGGGTGCTGGAACTGGTAAAACTCGCGTGCTTACACATAGAATATCAAATTTAATCAATACAGGCAAAGCTCGACCAGGTGAAATATTATCAATAACATTTACCAACAAAGCTGCAAAAGAAATGAAGGAAAGAATAAGTCAGCTTATAGACTATAATGTTGATAGAATGTGGATAGGAACATTTCACTCTATTTGTGTTCGTATACTAAGAAGAGATATAGAAAGACTTGGATATGATAGAAACTTTGTAATTTACGATACAGATGATCAAAAAAACTTAATAAAAACATGTATTAAAGAGTTGAATTTAGATACCAAAAAATACAATGCCAATACAATTAAGGGTGTTATAAGCAATGAGAAAAATCTTCGCAATACACCTGAAAAATATATGACGGAAAATTTTGCGAATTTTGTTTTAAGAAATTATGGTGAGGTGTTTTCACTTTACGAGAAAAAACTTAAAATTTGTAATGCACTTGATTTCGATGATTTAATACTTAAAGCATTAAAACTGTTACAAACAAATTCGGATATAAAAGAGTATTATCAAGAAAGATTTAAATACATACTTGTTGATGAGTATCAGGATACAAACAATGTTCAATACAATCTTGTCAAAATTCTTGGTAAAAAGTCAAATGGTCAAAACAACGTATTTGTAGTTGGTGATGATGACCAATCTATATACGGATGGCGTGGGGCAGATATAAGCAATATACTTGATTTTGAAAAGGATTTTGAAAACGCAAAGGTTGTAAAACTAGAAAGAAATTATCGTTCTACAAGCATTATTTTGAATGCGGCAAATAGTGTAATTAAAAATAATTTTAACAGAAAAGGTAAAGAACTTTATACTGATGATGATGATGGGGACTTAATTACACTTATCAATACTGACAACGAAAAAGAAGAAGCCTTTATGATTGCCTCTAATATTAAAAAGGAATATGATAAAAATGATATACCATACTCTGAAATTGCAATTCTTTATAGAGCAAATGCTCAATCTCGTGCACTTGAGGAAGGGTTAATTACTTTAGGTATTCCATACAAAATAGTAGGAGGACTTAAATTCTACGGCAGAAAAGAAATAAAAGATATCATGGCATATCTAATGCTTATTCAAAACTCAAGAGATGATATAAATTTCATGAGGATTATAAATTTACCAAGAAGAAAAATTGGTCCGAAGGCTATTGCGTCATTATCTCAATATGCTACAGAACAACAAATATCCTTATTTGAAGCTTGTTATGATGCAAAAGAGCTTGAAATTCCAGCCGCTGGAATAAGGGGTATAGAGAGTTTTATACAAGTGATGGAAATGCTAATGGTGAAGAAAGATGTTCTATCACTATATGAGTTTATCGAAGCTGTGTATAAAGATACTAAGTATGAGAAAATGATTGAAGAAGACCAAAGTATTGAGGGCATGTCAAGACTTGAAAATATACAGGAATTTTTATCCGCTGCTAAAGACTTTGAAGAAAGATATGAAGAAAATGCTTTAGAGGATTTTTTAGCACATGTTGCTCTTTTATCAGATACTGATAAAACAGATGAAACAGAAAACGAAAGAGTAACATTACTAACTGTTCATAGTGCTAAAGGTCTTGAATATGACGTAGTATTGGTAGCTGGACTTGAAGAAATGACATTTCCTATCATTAGAGATGGTGGTATAGACGAGGATTTAGAAGAGGAAAGAAGACTATTTTATGTTGCAGCTACACGTGCTAAGAAAAGGCTGTATTTATCATATAGCAATGAGAGAATGGTATATGGTAGACACGAAATGCGTGGACCTTCAAGATTTATAGAAGAAATTCCAGCTAAATATTTAGATAGACCTGTATCAAAACCCTATTCAAAAGAGTCAAAATATAAAAAATCTAGTGGAGATTTTGATGATTACTTTAATGACGGAGAAATGAGTTTCAATAGTTTTTCTAAAAGTAAAAAGAAAAATCATAAAAATTCGCTTTTTACGGGTAATTCGTTTATTAATGAAGATATAAAGGTTAGGGACGTATATGATGATTTAAAAGCTGAAGATTTAAAAAGTAATTTAGATGATATTTCTAACAGTGGAATAAAAGAAATTAGTATAGATCAATATTTACAGGAGCAACCTGTGAAACAAACTACAAATCTCAAATCAGATAAAATGATGATAGGTGATAAGATAAAACATAAAGCATGGGGAATTGGAACGATAGTATCTTTGGTTGGTGAAGGAAAAGATTTAAAAGCTACTATTGCCTTTGATGAAAAGGGATTGAAAACAGTTATGATGAGTTTTGCTCCAATAGAGAAAATATAA
- a CDS encoding ABC transporter ATP-binding protein, producing the protein MECITVNNLIKKYNKTKAVDDISFSVEEGKITAILGPNGSGKSTTIKSICNLIVPDSGQIKIFGKANKKSINRIAALFEGTRNLYWRLTPVENLKYFAGLRGLGGKKINAKIDELMDFFNLSDKKNTLVNKLSRGMQQKVAIAMTLVCDTDILILDEPTLGLDVESCIDIKNSLKQISTKLHKTVLLSTHDMNFVEETCDNVIILDNGKIIANDSMNNLMDMFKNMTYEISLNGILTNEKMQFLKNTQYNFYIDNNLDNIDKIEVDILDLEKIYDIIELLKSQNILIKEIKQCYINFERVYLNLTRGGNN; encoded by the coding sequence ATGGAATGTATTACTGTTAATAACTTAATAAAAAAATATAATAAAACAAAAGCAGTTGATGATATCAGTTTTTCTGTAGAAGAAGGAAAAATTACAGCCATACTTGGACCTAATGGTTCTGGTAAAAGTACAACTATAAAAAGTATATGTAATTTAATTGTTCCTGATAGTGGTCAAATTAAAATATTTGGTAAGGCTAATAAAAAATCAATAAATAGGATAGCAGCTTTGTTTGAAGGGACAAGAAATCTTTATTGGAGACTTACACCTGTTGAAAATTTAAAATACTTTGCAGGTTTAAGGGGATTGGGTGGCAAAAAAATAAATGCTAAAATTGATGAACTTATGGATTTTTTTAATTTGAGTGATAAGAAAAACACATTGGTAAATAAATTATCAAGAGGAATGCAACAAAAGGTAGCCATAGCAATGACACTTGTATGTGATACAGACATATTAATTCTTGACGAGCCAACACTTGGACTTGATGTTGAAAGTTGTATTGATATTAAGAACAGCCTTAAACAAATATCAACTAAATTACATAAAACGGTATTATTAAGTACGCACGATATGAATTTTGTTGAGGAGACCTGTGATAATGTTATAATCTTAGACAACGGAAAAATCATAGCAAACGATTCTATGAATAATTTAATGGATATGTTTAAAAATATGACATATGAAATATCTTTGAACGGTATCTTAACAAATGAGAAAATGCAATTTCTTAAAAATACACAATATAATTTTTACATTGACAACAATTTAGATAATATAGATAAAATAGAAGTTGATATTTTAGATTTAGAAAAAATATATGATATTATAGAGCTTTTAAAATCACAAAATATTTTAATTAAAGAAATAAAGCAATGTTATATAAATTTTGAAAGAGTATACTTAAATCTTACAAGGGGAGGTAATAATTGA
- the nrdG gene encoding anaerobic ribonucleoside-triphosphate reductase activating protein — translation MLENIIYVANIVDNTIVDGEGFRTSLYVSGCDIHCEDCHNKDWWDMKKGTPMTIEEAYEKINYDFTNITFIGGEPMMQAKSLTKLAKKIKKDTNKTIWLYSGHTYEEIVECADFYGLLRQCDVLVDGKFEKQYFKNNLKFRGSTNQRIIDIKKTLAKNEIVLWYDEFCIN, via the coding sequence TTGTTAGAAAATATAATATATGTAGCCAATATAGTAGACAATACAATAGTTGACGGAGAAGGATTTAGAACATCATTATATGTTAGTGGTTGTGATATTCATTGTGAGGATTGTCATAACAAAGATTGGTGGGATATGAAAAAAGGAACACCTATGACTATAGAAGAAGCTTATGAAAAAATCAATTATGATTTTACAAATATAACTTTTATAGGTGGAGAGCCAATGATGCAGGCAAAATCTTTGACAAAGCTTGCAAAAAAAATAAAGAAAGATACCAATAAAACAATATGGTTATATAGTGGCCATACGTATGAAGAAATAGTTGAATGCGCTGATTTTTATGGGCTTTTAAGGCAATGTGATGTTTTGGTTGATGGAAAGTTTGAAAAACAATATTTTAAGAACAATTTAAAATTCAGAGGTTCGACAAATCAAAGAATAATTGATATAAAGAAAACATTAGCTAAAAATGAAATTGTTTTATGGTATGATGAATTTTGTATTAATTAG
- a CDS encoding anaerobic ribonucleoside triphosphate reductase, producing the protein MLMNVIKRDGRLIEFNKSKITDAILKAMNHTVKGLDIELAKKISQDIADSVKDTITVEKIQDLVENKLMSSKRKDVAREYIIYRNKRNIARGRKQYDIYMDIVNAVPNEVTRENANMNADTPAGMMMKFASESSKPFVDDCLLSEQSYQYVKNNYLHIHDKDYYPTKSLTCLHHPLDYILENGFRAGHGSSRPAKRIETASIIGCISMEQIQNEMHGGQAIPAFDFYLAPYVRLTYIEEVKKIEQLLDIGLEDLYNIDIEDYIDKPLGELKDKPRYGQQAINNTVKRVHQAMEAFIHNMNTIHSRGGNQVVFSSINYGTDTSAEGRCIIREILNSTYQGVGNSETPIFPIQIWKKKRGANYLSEDKNYDLYKLACKVTAKRFFPNFLNLDATFNQNDEWDANDPRRFEKEVATMGCRTRVFEDRHGKKTSIGRGNLSFSSINIVKLAIECMNIESKKERINTFFKNLQKCIDVTSEQLYDRYKFQCTAFKKQFPLLMSGMWMGSKELNPNDTLENILKHGTLGIGFIGLAEALIALTGKHHGESEESQELGLQIVQFMYNKIKEKSEFYDLNYSLLGTPAEGLSGRFVKKDRAEFGIIKDVTDKEYYTNSSHIPVWYKCSIEHKARIEAPYHDLERGGHIFYVELDGDATHNPAVIMQTVDLIDKYNIGYGSVNHTRNRCKDCGYEDSTEGLTECPECGSTNIDTIQRITGYLVGGVDSWNDAKKAELRDRVTHNC; encoded by the coding sequence ATATTAATGAATGTTATTAAAAGAGATGGAAGATTAATAGAATTTAATAAATCTAAAATTACAGATGCTATATTAAAAGCGATGAATCATACAGTTAAGGGGTTGGATATAGAATTAGCTAAAAAAATATCTCAGGATATTGCAGATAGCGTAAAAGACACTATAACGGTAGAGAAAATACAAGATTTAGTAGAGAATAAGCTTATGTCTAGTAAAAGAAAAGATGTAGCTAGAGAGTACATAATATATAGAAATAAGAGAAATATTGCAAGGGGACGTAAGCAGTATGATATTTATATGGATATTGTAAATGCTGTTCCTAATGAAGTTACAAGAGAAAATGCTAACATGAATGCAGATACACCTGCAGGAATGATGATGAAATTCGCGAGTGAAAGTTCAAAGCCATTTGTTGATGATTGTTTATTATCAGAGCAGTCATACCAATATGTAAAAAATAATTATCTACATATACATGACAAGGATTACTATCCTACTAAATCATTGACTTGTTTACATCATCCACTTGACTATATATTAGAAAATGGATTTAGGGCTGGCCATGGTTCAAGCAGACCTGCTAAAAGAATAGAAACAGCTTCAATTATTGGATGTATATCTATGGAGCAAATTCAAAATGAAATGCACGGTGGGCAGGCTATACCAGCATTTGATTTTTATCTTGCACCATATGTAAGACTTACTTATATTGAAGAAGTTAAAAAAATTGAACAACTATTAGATATAGGTCTTGAAGATTTATATAATATTGATATTGAAGATTATATTGATAAGCCACTTGGTGAACTAAAAGATAAGCCACGATATGGGCAGCAAGCTATTAACAATACAGTAAAAAGAGTTCACCAAGCGATGGAAGCTTTCATTCACAATATGAATACAATTCATTCAAGAGGTGGAAATCAGGTTGTATTTAGCTCAATAAATTATGGTACAGATACAAGTGCTGAGGGAAGATGTATTATAAGAGAAATTTTAAATAGTACTTATCAAGGTGTTGGCAATAGCGAGACTCCTATTTTTCCAATTCAAATATGGAAGAAAAAAAGAGGAGCAAATTATTTGTCAGAGGATAAGAATTATGATTTATATAAATTAGCGTGTAAAGTTACTGCAAAAAGATTTTTCCCTAACTTTTTAAATCTTGATGCGACATTTAATCAAAATGATGAGTGGGATGCTAATGATCCAAGAAGATTTGAAAAAGAAGTTGCAACAATGGGATGTAGAACAAGAGTATTTGAAGATAGGCACGGTAAAAAAACATCTATAGGTAGAGGAAATTTATCTTTTTCATCAATCAATATAGTTAAATTAGCTATTGAATGCATGAATATAGAAAGTAAAAAGGAAAGAATTAATACTTTCTTTAAAAATCTTCAAAAGTGCATTGATGTCACTTCTGAACAGTTATATGACAGATATAAATTCCAATGTACTGCATTTAAAAAGCAATTTCCACTTCTTATGTCTGGAATGTGGATGGGCAGTAAGGAATTAAATCCTAATGATACACTTGAAAATATTTTGAAGCATGGTACTTTGGGTATTGGATTTATTGGTCTTGCAGAGGCTTTAATCGCATTAACTGGAAAACATCACGGCGAAAGTGAAGAATCACAAGAGTTAGGTTTACAAATTGTTCAATTCATGTACAATAAGATAAAAGAAAAATCAGAATTTTATGACTTGAATTATAGCTTGCTTGGAACTCCAGCAGAAGGATTAAGTGGAAGATTTGTAAAAAAAGATAGAGCAGAATTTGGTATAATAAAGGACGTAACAGATAAGGAATACTATACAAACAGTTCACATATACCAGTTTGGTATAAGTGTTCAATAGAGCATAAGGCTAGGATAGAGGCTCCTTATCATGACTTGGAGCGTGGTGGACATATATTCTATGTAGAACTTGATGGAGATGCTACACACAATCCTGCTGTTATAATGCAAACAGTAGATTTGATTGATAAATATAACATAGGATATGGTTCTGTAAACCATACTAGAAATAGATGTAAAGATTGTGGTTATGAAGATTCAACAGAAGGTTTAACAGAATGTCCTGAGTGTGGTAGTACAAATATTGATACTATTCAAAGGATAACAGGATACCTCGTAGGTGGTGTTGACAGTTGGAATGATGCAAAAAAAGCGGAGCTTAGAGATAGGGTGACACACAATTGTTAG
- a CDS encoding GNAT family N-acetyltransferase: MYTIKNSERKNFIEAYDENNALVGEAIISPFMESDIHDKQRLNIYIDIDVKDIKDKKVIKDLMFDELLKRARNIKRENEDLDVKFYHCCFSDNKENIEYYSSKEGFKHDEGMYIIRKEINEEKFNISIIDDIEFVNLDFEDKTDMQQLVEEQNKVFNGGYSIDGLKEIKDKTEWVSIAAKHKGKIVGNVVVIVKNGEENIKYGWIDDLFVSKAVRKKGIGENLLKLTFAKLKELHVNESRLEVWSSNKRALSVYNKLGYKFLKETESSIGMFL; encoded by the coding sequence ATGTATACAATTAAAAATAGTGAAAGAAAAAATTTTATAGAAGCATATGACGAAAATAATGCCCTAGTTGGAGAGGCTATTATATCACCTTTTATGGAATCTGATATACATGATAAGCAAAGATTGAATATTTATATCGATATAGATGTTAAAGACATTAAGGACAAAAAAGTAATTAAGGATTTAATGTTTGACGAGTTGCTAAAACGCGCAAGAAATATAAAAAGAGAAAATGAAGATTTAGACGTTAAATTTTATCATTGTTGTTTTTCAGATAATAAAGAAAATATTGAATATTACTCATCTAAAGAAGGCTTTAAGCACGATGAAGGTATGTATATCATAAGAAAAGAAATAAATGAAGAAAAATTTAATATTTCAATAATTGATGATATTGAATTTGTAAATCTTGATTTTGAAGATAAAACTGATATGCAACAATTAGTTGAAGAGCAAAATAAGGTGTTCAATGGTGGTTATTCGATTGATGGCTTAAAGGAAATTAAAGATAAAACTGAATGGGTTAGCATAGCTGCTAAGCATAAAGGTAAAATTGTAGGAAATGTTGTTGTTATAGTAAAAAATGGTGAGGAAAATATAAAGTATGGTTGGATTGATGATTTGTTTGTCTCAAAAGCTGTTCGCAAAAAAGGCATCGGTGAAAATTTATTGAAGTTAACGTTTGCTAAGCTAAAGGAACTACACGTTAACGAATCAAGACTAGAAGTGTGGAGTTCAAACAAAAGAGCTTTATCTGTATATAACAAGTTAGGATACAAGTTTTTAAAAGAAACCGAATCATCAATTGGGATGTTTTTATAA
- a CDS encoding nuclear transport factor 2 family protein, whose product MKLGKYDDIKNVLIKFQQGYKERNLENVDSFIEELFLDMDDISVLGTAIGEIFLGKYDVRELIEGDWKYWGDLNIDCENMRISTEGEVAWFSTSGYVKHVFEDSEERDNRYLEFIKNSFNNQELTCKQKLTFINWVLALTYHKRDESKREYLWPLCLSGVLVKYEDNWKIKHLHFSMSKANFPDERFENSNECIERYNEQKASISRENVISKDMEKFLNDFENECMCKKQISNDLVGKYFGIESLPYVIGPDNQFYNGTDMIREFFNESNINNIAINMEQTVVSKSGKITWIMANGILKQKFTEEELVECCMEELGNLFESNLASKEKLFSIQRSIAYVLKECSSGYNYTCPIRMTAVILNKEDRLVFNSIHFSFPFYWLLEGKVDGIKL is encoded by the coding sequence ATGAAATTAGGGAAGTATGATGATATTAAAAATGTATTAATAAAATTTCAACAGGGATATAAAGAGAGAAATTTAGAAAATGTAGATTCTTTTATTGAAGAACTTTTTTTAGATATGGATGATATATCGGTACTAGGTACTGCTATAGGAGAAATATTTTTAGGTAAATATGATGTAAGGGAGTTGATTGAAGGTGATTGGAAATACTGGGGTGATTTAAATATAGATTGTGAAAATATGCGTATATCAACTGAAGGGGAGGTAGCATGGTTTTCGACTAGTGGTTATGTTAAGCATGTATTTGAAGACTCAGAAGAAAGAGATAACAGATATTTGGAGTTTATAAAAAATAGCTTTAATAATCAAGAACTTACATGTAAGCAAAAATTAACCTTTATTAATTGGGTTTTAGCATTAACCTACCACAAACGTGATGAAAGTAAGAGAGAATATTTATGGCCATTGTGTTTGAGTGGAGTTTTAGTAAAGTATGAAGACAATTGGAAAATTAAACACCTTCACTTTTCTATGTCTAAGGCAAATTTTCCTGACGAACGATTTGAAAATTCAAATGAATGTATAGAAAGATACAATGAACAAAAAGCTAGTATTAGTAGAGAGAATGTTATTTCTAAAGATATGGAGAAGTTTTTAAATGATTTTGAGAATGAATGTATGTGTAAAAAACAGATTTCAAACGATTTAGTGGGTAAGTATTTTGGAATAGAGAGTTTGCCATATGTTATAGGGCCAGATAACCAATTTTATAATGGTACTGATATGATTAGAGAGTTTTTTAACGAAAGTAATATAAATAATATTGCAATAAATATGGAACAAACTGTAGTTTCTAAATCGGGAAAAATAACTTGGATAATGGCAAATGGTATTTTAAAACAGAAATTTACTGAAGAGGAGCTTGTTGAGTGTTGTATGGAGGAATTAGGAAATCTATTTGAGTCTAATTTAGCATCAAAAGAAAAATTGTTTTCTATTCAAAGAAGTATAGCATATGTACTTAAGGAATGTTCATCGGGATATAATTATACTTGTCCGATAAGAATGACTGCAGTAATTTTAAACAAAGAGGATAGGCTAGTATTTAACAGTATACATTTTTCTTTTCCATTCTATTGGCTATTAGAAGGTAAAGTTGATGGTATTAAGTTATAA
- a CDS encoding nitroreductase family protein — translation MNTLDAIYNRRSIRQFTDEAVGEEQIDILLHAAFSAPTVANAQPLGLVPYGLEFIH, via the coding sequence TTGAATACGTTAGATGCAATTTATAATCGAAGAAGTATAAGACAATTTACAGATGAAGCTGTGGGTGAAGAACAAATTGATATATTGTTACATGCCGCATTTTCAGCACCAACAGTGGCAAATGCTCAGCCATTGGGCTTGGTCCCGTATGGATTGGAGTTTATCCACTAG
- a CDS encoding GNAT family N-acetyltransferase has protein sequence MNINIRSEKPEDYNKIANLNYNSFCDWHPNDYKSEPLTVSLLRHSQYYDKDLSIVAELDGQIVGHALFSIFPMVIMKQKILGAYLAPLCVETNLQKEGIGSMLLNEAHKILQKKGVSIALVCGHKDYYPKFGYENKMFALSGTKITLNVEKIDTDEILEKPVKSTDLDWIKKHWESVHKDDRLATYLGDTISQWFNYSPIYRSSMIYEGKKLLGYIRYRNTYPLEVKEILAEDNNAEKIISYIMKNKFKRTNGEVILSLPLKNTLMIFDNNENICVEEKIRTSDYLMMKVIDNENKLLEQYIQEAKTSDNNLGVITFPSMFDIDD, from the coding sequence ATGAATATAAATATAAGAAGTGAAAAACCTGAGGATTATAATAAAATAGCAAATCTAAATTACAATTCTTTTTGTGATTGGCATCCTAATGACTATAAATCTGAGCCACTTACGGTATCTTTGCTTAGACATAGTCAATATTATGATAAAGACTTGTCAATTGTGGCTGAATTAGATGGACAAATAGTAGGGCATGCTTTGTTTTCAATATTTCCAATGGTTATTATGAAACAAAAAATACTAGGTGCATATTTAGCACCACTATGCGTAGAGACTAATTTACAAAAAGAAGGTATAGGAAGCATGCTTTTAAATGAGGCACACAAAATACTTCAAAAAAAAGGTGTATCAATAGCACTTGTATGCGGACATAAAGACTATTATCCTAAATTTGGATATGAAAACAAAATGTTTGCATTATCAGGAACAAAAATTACTTTAAATGTAGAAAAAATTGATACAGATGAAATATTAGAAAAGCCTGTCAAAAGTACCGATTTAGATTGGATAAAAAAACATTGGGAAAGTGTTCATAAGGATGACCGATTAGCTACATACCTGGGAGATACTATTAGCCAGTGGTTTAATTATTCACCGATTTATCGTTCATCAATGATATACGAAGGAAAAAAGCTACTTGGTTATATTAGATATAGAAATACATACCCATTAGAAGTAAAAGAAATTTTAGCAGAAGATAACAATGCTGAAAAAATAATTTCATATATAATGAAGAATAAGTTTAAACGTACAAATGGAGAAGTTATTTTATCACTACCTTTAAAAAATACTTTAATGATTTTTGATAATAATGAAAATATTTGTGTAGAAGAAAAAATTAGAACAAGTGATTATTTAATGATGAAAGTAATAGATAATGAGAACAAATTATTAGAACAATATATACAAGAAGCAAAGACAAGTGATAACAACTTAGGAGTAATTACATTCCCATCAATGTTTGATATAGATGATTAA